Proteins encoded by one window of Gordonia jinghuaiqii:
- the lpdA gene encoding dihydrolipoyl dehydrogenase — protein sequence MAEHFQTVVLGAGPGGYVAAIRSAQLGMKTAVIEEKYWGGVCLNVGCIPSKALLRNAELAHIFNHQAKTFGMSGDVSFDFGAAFDRSRKVSDGIVKGVHFLMKKNKITEIDGYGVFTDAKTITVGDREITFDNVIVDTGSTVKLLPGVELSENVVTYETQILTRELPESIVIVGAGAIGMEFGYVLANYGVDVTIVEFLDRVLPNEDADSSKAVAKEYKKLGIKLLTSTKVQSVTDNGDSVTVTYSDAKDKEGELTVDKVLMSVGFAPRVEGFGLEKTGVELTDRGAIAIDDYMRTNVEGIYAIGDVTAKLQLAHVAEAQGVVAAETMAGVETMTLGDYRFMPRATFCQPQVASFGLTQAQAEDEGYNVKATTFPFSANGKAQGLGETAGFVKLVTNADTDELLGGHLVGDNVSEMLPEMTLAHKWDLTAKELARNVHTHPTMSEALQETFHGAIGHMINL from the coding sequence GTGGCTGAACACTTTCAAACAGTTGTATTGGGTGCAGGTCCAGGTGGGTACGTTGCCGCGATCCGGTCGGCTCAGCTGGGCATGAAAACCGCCGTCATCGAGGAGAAGTACTGGGGCGGTGTGTGTCTGAATGTCGGATGTATCCCGTCCAAGGCGCTGCTCCGCAATGCCGAGCTCGCGCACATCTTCAACCATCAGGCCAAGACCTTCGGCATGAGCGGTGACGTCTCCTTCGACTTCGGGGCCGCCTTCGACCGCAGTCGCAAGGTCTCCGACGGCATCGTCAAGGGCGTTCACTTCCTGATGAAGAAGAACAAGATCACCGAGATCGACGGGTATGGCGTGTTCACCGACGCCAAGACGATCACGGTGGGCGATCGCGAGATCACCTTCGACAACGTCATCGTCGACACCGGGTCGACGGTCAAGCTGCTCCCCGGCGTCGAACTGTCGGAGAACGTGGTCACCTACGAGACCCAGATCCTCACCCGTGAGCTGCCCGAATCCATCGTCATCGTCGGCGCGGGCGCCATCGGGATGGAGTTCGGTTACGTGCTCGCCAACTACGGTGTGGACGTCACGATCGTCGAATTCCTCGACCGCGTGCTCCCCAACGAGGACGCCGACTCGTCGAAGGCGGTCGCCAAGGAATACAAGAAGCTCGGCATCAAGCTGCTCACCTCCACCAAGGTGCAGTCGGTCACCGACAACGGTGACAGCGTCACCGTGACCTATTCCGACGCCAAGGACAAAGAAGGCGAGCTGACCGTCGACAAGGTCCTCATGTCCGTCGGCTTCGCCCCGCGTGTCGAGGGCTTCGGTCTGGAGAAGACCGGTGTGGAGCTCACCGACCGCGGTGCCATCGCGATCGACGACTACATGCGCACCAATGTCGAGGGCATCTACGCCATCGGTGACGTCACCGCCAAGCTGCAGCTCGCGCACGTTGCCGAGGCTCAGGGAGTGGTGGCCGCCGAGACCATGGCCGGCGTCGAGACGATGACGCTGGGCGACTACCGCTTCATGCCGCGCGCCACCTTCTGCCAGCCGCAGGTCGCGTCCTTCGGTCTGACCCAGGCGCAAGCGGAGGACGAGGGTTACAACGTCAAGGCGACGACCTTCCCGTTCTCCGCGAACGGCAAGGCGCAGGGACTCGGTGAGACCGCCGGCTTCGTCAAACTGGTCACCAATGCCGACACCGACGAGCTGCTCGGTGGACACCTGGTGGGCGACAACGTCTCCGAGATGCTCCCGGAGATGACGCTGGCTCACAAGTGGGACCTGACCGCCAAGGAACTGGCCCGCAACGTGCACACCCACCCGACCATGTCCGAGGCGTTGCAGGAGACGTTCCACGGCGCGATCGGGCACATGATCAACCTGTAG
- a CDS encoding NADH:flavin oxidoreductase, with translation MDSPTTGPFSPAKLGPLTLRNRLIKCATFEGMTPDAVVTDELIEFHREVAAGGVAMSTVAYCAISPEGRTDRHQIYMRPEAVPGLQKLTDAIHSEGALAAAQLGHAGAVANSVSNRAKALGPSHIPAPMGMSVTRKVTADDIAELRVKFRRAARLAVDSGFDGLEIHCGHNYLISSFLSPLLNRRRDSYGGSLVNRARIAREVVESVREEVGDEAAIWVKLNTYDGVGRPDIERSPKARARGRAKLSGFNIDEACQVAQLLESDGHLDAIEPTAGSSLLNPMYLFHGDAPRKEFADAFSGAMKYGLKAFAPVFLKNYQYHDGYLLPLARELRKAVDLPMILLGGITDRPSMDLAMAEGFDFMAMGRAILREPDLPLRLAQDPATQSKCIHCNLCMPTIYSQTRCPIRTGEVPDPLAAVSS, from the coding sequence GTGGACAGCCCCACCACCGGACCGTTCAGCCCCGCGAAGCTGGGACCGCTCACCCTGCGGAACCGCCTGATCAAATGCGCCACGTTCGAGGGCATGACGCCCGACGCGGTGGTGACCGACGAGTTGATCGAGTTCCACCGGGAGGTCGCGGCCGGCGGCGTGGCGATGAGCACGGTCGCCTACTGCGCGATCTCGCCGGAGGGCCGGACCGACCGCCACCAGATCTACATGCGCCCCGAGGCGGTGCCGGGCCTGCAGAAGCTGACCGACGCCATCCACTCCGAAGGCGCACTCGCCGCCGCTCAGCTGGGACACGCGGGCGCGGTCGCCAACTCGGTGTCGAACCGGGCCAAAGCGCTCGGGCCGTCGCACATCCCGGCACCGATGGGCATGTCGGTGACGCGCAAGGTCACCGCCGACGACATCGCCGAGCTACGGGTAAAGTTCAGACGCGCAGCGCGCCTCGCCGTCGACTCCGGCTTCGACGGCCTCGAGATCCATTGCGGCCACAACTATCTCATCTCCAGCTTCCTCTCCCCGTTGTTGAATCGTCGTCGCGATTCCTACGGCGGCAGTCTGGTCAACAGGGCGCGCATCGCCCGCGAGGTGGTGGAGAGCGTGCGAGAGGAGGTCGGCGACGAGGCCGCGATCTGGGTGAAGCTCAACACCTATGACGGTGTCGGCCGGCCCGACATCGAACGGTCGCCGAAGGCGCGGGCGCGCGGACGCGCGAAGCTGAGCGGTTTCAACATCGACGAGGCGTGCCAGGTGGCGCAGCTCCTGGAATCCGACGGCCACCTCGACGCCATCGAGCCGACGGCGGGCAGTTCACTGCTCAACCCGATGTACCTGTTCCACGGCGACGCTCCCCGCAAGGAGTTCGCCGACGCGTTCTCCGGAGCGATGAAGTACGGGCTCAAGGCTTTTGCGCCGGTCTTCCTGAAGAACTACCAGTACCACGACGGCTATCTACTGCCTCTGGCACGTGAGCTGCGCAAGGCCGTCGACCTGCCGATGATCCTGCTCGGCGGCATCACCGACCGCCCGTCGATGGATCTCGCGATGGCCGAAGGCTTCGACTTCATGGCGATGGGTCGCGCCATCCTGCGCGAACCCGACCTGCCGTTGCGACTCGCCCAGGACCCGGCCACGCAGTCCAAGTGCATCCACTGCAACCTGTGCATGCCGACGATCTACTCGCAGACCCGATGCCCCATCCGCACCGGTGAGGTGCCGGACCCGCTGGCCGCCGTGTCGTCGTAG
- a CDS encoding TetR/AcrR family transcriptional regulator yields the protein MTQTTDTPVGPIPQSHPTATRDALLTVAERLFLTEGYDRVSVRAICAAAQANPAAVHYHFGTKDDLTIALLESRLAPLWADPLGAIDATGCSPAQLVDVLVAPFVELQRDPTGHLHLRLLSRFVLTRPTANWSSRWFDLGPFADILTDAIPGLSATEARRRWALAFQLILLRFGGTEPLGKPAVSALTGFVSAGLSAPPHST from the coding sequence GTGACCCAGACCACCGATACTCCGGTGGGTCCGATACCCCAATCGCACCCGACGGCCACCCGCGACGCCCTCCTCACCGTCGCCGAGCGCCTGTTCCTGACCGAGGGTTACGACCGCGTCTCCGTCCGCGCCATCTGCGCCGCGGCCCAGGCGAATCCGGCTGCCGTGCACTACCACTTCGGCACCAAGGACGACCTCACCATCGCTCTGCTCGAGTCCCGGCTGGCCCCGCTGTGGGCCGATCCGCTGGGCGCGATCGATGCCACGGGCTGTTCACCCGCACAGCTCGTCGACGTGCTGGTCGCGCCCTTCGTCGAGCTGCAACGCGATCCGACGGGCCATCTGCATCTGCGCCTGCTCTCGCGGTTCGTGCTGACGCGCCCGACGGCGAACTGGAGCTCGCGCTGGTTTGATCTCGGCCCGTTCGCCGACATCCTCACCGACGCGATACCGGGGCTGAGTGCAACCGAGGCCCGCCGGCGCTGGGCGCTCGCCTTCCAGCTGATCCTGTTGCGCTTCGGCGGCACCGAGCCGCTGGGCAAACCAGCGGTGAGCGCCCTGACCGGCTTCGTCAGCGCAGGCCTGTCCGCGCCGCCGCACTCCACCTGA